From a single Callithrix jacchus isolate 240 chromosome 5, calJac240_pri, whole genome shotgun sequence genomic region:
- the KCNG1 gene encoding voltage-gated potassium channel regulatory subunit KCNG1 — MTLLPGDNSDYDYSALSCTSDASFHPAFLPQRQAIKGAFYRRAQRLRPQDEPRQGCQPEDRRRRIIINVGGIKYSLPWTTLDEFPLTRLGQLKACTNFDDILNVCDDYDVTCNEFFFDRNPGAFGTILTFLRAGKLRLLREMCALSFQEELLYWGIAEDQLDGCCKRRYLQKIEEFAEMVEREEEDDALASEGRDSEGPAEGEGRLGCCMRRLRDMVERPHSGLPGKVFACLSVLFVTVTAVNLSVSTLPSLREEEEQGHCSQMCHNVFIVESVCVGWFSLEFLLRFIQAPSKFTFLRSPLTLIDLVAILPYYITLLVDGAAAGRRKPSAGNSYLDKVGLVLRVLRALRILYVMRLARHSLGLQTLGLTARRCTREFGLLLLFLCVAIALFAPLLYVIENEMADSPEFTSIPACYWWAVITMTTVGYGDMVPRSTPGQVVALSSILSGILLMAFPVTSIFHTFSRSYLELKQEQERVMFRRAQFLIKTKSQLSMSQDSDILFGSASSDTRDNN; from the exons ATGACCCTTTTACCGGGAGACAATTCTGACTACGACTACAGCGCGCTGAGCTGCACCTCGGACGCCTCCTTCCACCCTGCCTTCCTCCCGCAGCGCCAGGCCATCAAGGGTGCGTTCTACCGCCGGGCGCAGCGGCTGCGGCCGCAGGACGAGCCCCGCCAGGGCTGCCAGCCCGAGGACCGCCGCCGTCGGATCATCATCAACGTGGGCGGCATCAAGTACTCGCTGCCCTGGACCACGCTGGACGAGTTCCCGCTGACACGCCTGGGCCAGCTCAAGGCCTGCACCAACTTCGATGACATCCTCAACGTGTGCGATGACTACGACGTCACCTGCAACGAGTTCTTCTTCGACCGCAACCCAGGGGCCTTCGGCACCATCCTGACCTTCCTGCGCGCAGGCAAGCTGCGGCTGCTGCGTGAGATGTGCGCGCTGTCCTTCCAGGAGGAGCTGCTCTACTGGGGCATCGCAGAGGACCAGCTGGACGGCTGCTGCAAGCGCCGCTACCTGCAGAAGATCGAGGAGTTCGCGGAGATGGTGGAGCGGGAGGAGGAGGACGACGCGCTGGCCAGCGAGGGCCGCGACAGCGAGGGCCCGGCCGAGGGCGAGGGCCGCCTGGGCTGCTGCATGCGGCGACTGCGCGACATGGTAGAGAGGCCGCACTCGGGGCTGCCGGGCAAGGTGTTCGCCTGCCTGTCGGTGCTCTTCGTGACCGTCACCGCCGTCAACCTCTCCGTCagcaccttgcccagcctgagggaggaggaggagcag GGCCACTGTTCCCAGATGTGCCACAACGTCTTCATCGTGGAGTCAGTGTGCGTGGGCTGGTTCTCGCTGGAGTTCCTCCTGCGGTTCATTCAGGCGCCCAGCAAGTTCACCTTCCTGCGGAGCCCACTGACGCTGATCGACCTGGTGGCCATCCTGCCCTACTACATCACGCTGCTGGTGGACGGCGCTGCCGCGGGCCGCCGCAAGCCCAGCGCGGGCAACAGCTACCTGGACAAGGTGGGGCTGGTGCTGCGTGTGCTGCGGGCGCTGCGCATCCTGTATGTGATGCGCCTGGCACGCCATTCCCTGGGGCTGCAGACGCTGGGGCTGACGGCCCGCCGCTGCACCCGCGAGTTCGGGCTCCTGCTGCTCTTCCTCTGCGTGGCCATCGCCCTCTTCGCGCCCCTGCTCTATGTCATTGAGAATGAGATGGCCGACAGCCCCGAGTTCACCAGCATCCCTGCCTGCTACTGGTGGGCCGTCATCACCATGACAACGGTGGGCTACGGCGATATGGTCCCCAGGAGCACCCCGGGCCAGGTGGTGGCCCTCAGCAGCATCCTGAGTGGCATCCTGCTCATGGCCTTCCCGGTCACCTCCATCTTCCACACCTTCTCCCGCTCCTACCTGGAGCTCAAGCAGGAGCAGGAGAGGGTGATGTTCCGGAGGGCACAATTCCTCATCAAAACCAAGTCGCAGCTCAGCATGTCCCAGGACAGTGACATCTTGTTTGGAAGTGCCTCCTCGGACACCAGAGACAACAATTGA